The genomic interval tttttttttataaaacaagtaGCTGATAAGTACGAAGCCTATAGATCAAACTCATACGAGTTTATCCCGGGATTTTTTTCTATTCCAcacatatataaaaataaaaatcacagggacaaacaaaagaaaaatacaaaCCGATGCCTCTAGATAACAATTCTTTTCCCGATGGCCGCAACTGCTCCGCCGTCCAAAGACCAGGTTCTTCTTCATAATATACGTAAACCTGTTCCAACGTCTGACCATCCTCATCCCACAACACACGGATACGTTTTTCCCCTTCCACGCTCCTCTTAACCTGTCTGTTTAACTGAAAGTCCAACCACGATCCCGCCTTGTCATTTTCTGACCAAGGATTGCTTTTAGAAGACCGCCAATTATTTCTAGATGAATAGTCACTTTGCtgaatctgtaaaaataaaaaacttgtttggtataagtaatacctacctatcaaaattACGAGCTCTTGAACCAGTTgcattatattatttcaaatgCCACAGCATATAGTTAAAAACAGCTTAGTTTACAACTTTTAGATACCTGCGTATTTCCTATATTGCACCTACCTTTTTCTCCATACCtaatgataatattgtgatagaTATGACCTTATTATGCAAATGCTATCGACTATCGttttatatgttttatttacatttactacTATTGACTTTCAAGTACAgttgacgtacctacctattttaaaataaaacctgtgaactataatatggatagtgagaCAGTGAGTTTGTGATGGGCAGTGATACAATAATTGCTAGTCGGTAAGTATAAGATATACTTACTGGCCAGTCGAACCAATTGTCTTCATATTTGTTAACATCACTTATAAACAGAGAGATGCACCCAACTTCAGTTGGTATGTTAGTCCTATCTGGACTGTGCTGGGCATATCCAACACCATACCACAACCCGAAGACATCATCCATATTGACCGTATGGGACCACGTTATGCTATCGCCGCAGAGGCATTGCGTACGACGCACGAAAACTGAGGCTAGTAAGATATATGGTACTAACGAAGTAAACATGATGACGCTAAGAGTACCACAGGAAATATGGTACAAGGCATCGGTCGCGGTCGCAGCGTATTTAATTAGCAAATTGGTTCAGGTAATACACCGCATTTAACTGCGCAATTGCTGTAGGTATGAAAGATGAATCAGTATACTTAATTCTTAAATCGGACAAAACTGGAAGACTCCCTGTGCCCCTCAATCTTTATGAGTACAAAAGAAGTCTTTCCACTGTCTCTCCAGTACTGAACTGATGAGACGCCGCGCTGCGCAGAGTTCTCCACTCTTCATAGGAAAGATCCATTTCACTGGCACACACTCTAGAATATCTCTTGAGGTACGAGATTTttcacgattttgttttcacaaTGAACATTTTAATATCATTACGGAGAAAAATCTAAGTAATCACCTGCCAATTTACTCCGCCAAacactaaataaaaattatttcacagtaAGATAGCTAAATTATTCCCAAGTGATTTATGTTAGAACACGCGGATGAGTCGTGGGCAATAGcatgttatttaaataaatcatgGGATTCTTaactatgtagattgtagatacataaaaaaaaccaaagacatgttaaaaatacttttattaataaataggtaggtatatatatatttcataAATTCTACTGACCATATTCTAGTTTTCAGACTAATATTAGTACCTTAAATTCATATATCATTAAAAATCTTATAACTGAATActagtgagatctcaaaataagAATACACACAACGATAAGCATAACGCTTGATATATTGAGGTTAGCCGCGGAACTTTCACACACCCGTTTCAGAGCAGAAGTTGATAGATTCTTCATAGAAAAGATTCTGTGTATGCTTGAGAGATCTTCTTGAGTAAGCTGATTTTCATTTCTGGACAGCACGACGCTGTAGAGTTGAGAATTGGGCAGTCGCATGCAGAAGTTTAGTACCAGATGATTGTGTGCCACCTTTAGCACTTGGATGACGCCCCCAAAGAAACGATAATTTTTGTCAACAGCTGAAATTTTTGGAacgttaattaaaattattatactttcaCAAACTCATAAAGGTGTTATCAAAAAGAAAGTTTATTTTACTGTTACTGTTAGGGTTATAGTTTATTTCTTACACAGATATAAggtactatataaaaaaaaagttttgattaacaataataataattcttctcagaccagggcgtGTTTGGAGTTAAaactaactacctaacctaccctTGTAATTTTAAAGTTATATGTCGCAAAGAACCCCACTTATACTGGGTTGTTTAAAGCATGCTTAATTCAAAATGTATTATGTTTCGctgaatttgaataaaattttgcTTTGACTGGGTACCTTAATAAACTTGAAAATTAAACATGGTGATAATCGGAGAGGTTTCACGATCCCCTTCTCTTTTGAAGTTAGCTCAGAAGGTAGAAAAGTTATATTAGCTGAGCCAACAAAAATATTTCTCTCTGGTCAATTTTCCAGAACGATTTTATTAACAAATCGGTTTTTCTCTTACGTTGATAGCAATAAATAGATTACAgttcgcggcagaaaataatgtacatcgacctttagaaagagatttttttttttttttattcacatacaagttagcccttgactgcaatctaacctggtggtaagtgatgatgcagtctaagatgatagcgggggAGGATAACGGGACTATagatagtggttttgtagagctttgtctctgtcgttgagacaaaacgtcacacaggtatgagtgacagagacaacgctctacaaagccgaaatctcattctaaaggtcgatgtacaatatttctagcCGGCCACAGTAGCTTACATTTATCTGGCACGTCTGTAGGCCAAAATCCCTTATGGGACGTGTTCACTCTGATGTGGTAGTTATCCTGCCAAAGCCCCTCGCGCCATTCCAACACGAAGTGCCTTATCCTATACTGCTCCGGCAATCCATATGTTCGATCAACATAGGGGTAGTTTGTCAGAGGCGGATACGGCGTTGGTGGTGTAGGCTGAaacgaatctaaatatataaaaggataagctgactgactgaccgatgtataaacggacagctcaaactactggacggatcgggctgaaatttggcatgtagatagctattagattagacgtagacatccgctaagaaaggatttttgaaaattcaattcctaagggggtaaaataggtgtttgaaatgtatgtagtcgcgggaataagctagttaagtaaatGTTTATGATAAGGCATATTTCTAATACATATCTTTCTTATAACTATTTATCTGAGGTTTCATGCATGTAGTCCagaatataatacatattatattggtttttttcttttctgatatagttgtaaattataataagtattagaaCTTAATTCGCATATGTCTACATTGTGTAGAGAAAAGACCATGAGTTCGGATGTATGAATGCAAAAATATGTATTACCTAATGCAAATACTACATCGCCAAAAGAGCGTCCTCATCAAAGTCTCCAGTTGGATGTAGACTTGGACAGTAGTTCACTTTTGCACCATAAACTTTAGAGAACGAAACAAGTAGGGgtaggtaataagtaggtaggtaaacatTTCCGCCTAATTGATACTTATGTTAAAATTCATGAACTAGATCTCCAATTAACTATACGAGACGCGGAGTCAACCGTTTAATTGAAGGTGCTCTCAGCACAGTGCTGTATTACTATGAGGTCGCTCTTTTAACCTTCCAATTACTCATTATGAGTGACCTCAGATCCCGGATATGGCAACAGTGGTGTTTCCTCGCATCTTTTACTTGGCTACGTTTAAACTGGATTGTTTACCATGTCTTTCTTATTTTAATTGTGTGGTTAAATATCTTAAAATAATCTTAAGCACCTCTATCGACTAGCCAGAAATTCACAACTTTCGATTATTTTGAAAAGTATAACTCTCCAAgcgcgagtcgggctcgcgtgGTTCCGTACTTTGAAAGGATTTCTGTGTAAAGTTATTTTGTTGCTAAATCTCTAACTGCAAATGTTAGTTGGTAAATTCGCaaattttttccttttatgtcaTACCTACTATATGAtgtacgcgacttcgtccgcgtgaatttaggtttttaaaatatagtgggaattctttgattttcggaaataaaaagtagcctatgtcgctttccaggtccttaactacactccatgctaaaaatcacatcgatcggatgctctgttgcgacgtgattagaggacaaaccaataaaacaacaaaccaacaaacgaacacacttttgcattgatGATATGAGTGGTGATAGTGATAACTACAAATTAACACTTTTTGGAATTTTCTCTGTGCTGTGACACTTCATTCTTGcatttcattattttaagtCGGTAAGCATACCTGCCCCACCATAGTGCCCCACAGATATATATCTGAGACCTGCCCCATtggttttgaattttgatttattttaggtGTCAAATCTTGCATCACGAGGCTACTACgaataggttactttttgtcctggaaaatcaaaacttcccacgggatttttaaaaacctaaatccacgcgggcgaagctgcgggcatcagctagtaatactataaagaggtaaagtttgtaagtttatttgtaggaagtaatctctggaactactgaaccgattttgaaaattctttcaccagtaaggCTACATTATTACTGAATGATTATTAGGCTTTACTTTATTTTCAATATAGTTAGAGATACtaacgaaaattgtaataagctacccatgcgaagccgggacgggtcgctagtctataaaaattCGTAACTATACAATCacaaatatacctactcacTGTTGAAAATAGACTGCATGcatatgaaaaattaaataatgcaAATAATCACCTGGACATCAGTTTCCTTTATTTCGATGTGAAAGCACTCATTGGTGTGCTCTATTCTATATTCACCCTTGGACGCGTG from Maniola hyperantus chromosome 4, iAphHyp1.2, whole genome shotgun sequence carries:
- the LOC117997307 gene encoding uncharacterized protein, which translates into the protein MDYPLFYLSIALCLGYIQCYGQNYYYENHKYCDDLSPYFGDIDLDTISGVWYGVEKIPHASKGEYRIEHTNECFHIEIKETDVQPTPPTPYPPLTNYPYVDRTYGLPEQYRIRHFVLEWREGLWQDNYHIRVNTSHKGFWPTDVPDKSVDKNYRFFGGVIQVLKVAHNHLVLNFCMRLPNSQLYSVVLSRNENQLTQEDLSSIHRIFSMKNLSTSALKRVCESSAANLNISSVMLIVVCILILRSH
- the LOC117997306 gene encoding uncharacterized protein — translated: MFTSLVPYILLASVFVRRTQCLCGDSITWSHTVNMDDVFGLWYGVGYAQHSPDRTNIPTEVGCISLFISDVNKYEDNWFDWPIQQSDYSSRNNWRSSKSNPWSENDKAGSWLDFQLNRQVKRSVEGEKRIRVLWDEDGQTLEQVYVYYEEEPGLWTAEQLRPSGKELLSRGIDVWYPDDSPRHPGVIRIIKLTPHMLILNHCSEVGNEGIFSLILRRSSATVQRWEWYQYQQQFYKFYLPNVYRFYAICAACTEISSFVIVLLCFISLILL